The genomic stretch ACAGAGTGGGAAGATCAAAAGCAGCTCATGATTCCCTCTGTTAAAATCTGCCTTGCAGCCCTCCAACTGCACTGTAACGTGCTGACCACTACTGCAAAGGGCTCCATCACAAACTGAGGATCTGACTCCGTGTAAGGAATTCTAATAGACACTGGATCAGGGAGAAATATGTCCAGCATTTAGCAACATTCTTTTAAGTTCTCATAAAATCCCAACACAAGTGAGCGCAAAGGAGGGTTCAAAAAATGTTGGCACAGATTATTCCTCCTTATTTTTGTAAGTCCATGAGGCTTGATTCTGTCCTCAGCCATCTCCTGCCACGTCTTCTTTCAAATCAGGTTGTGCACATGTCTTCAGCAGCAATGTCTATTATTCTAAAAGACAGGAATTCCCACATGGCTACAGCTGAGCACTGGGTGGAAGCCACATACCCTGGGGACACTAATTTCTCCTGACAACATAACTGTGTAAATGATCTGGCCCATGAAAGAACAATTTAAAAACTGTAAAAGAAAATACTgagttaataaaaaaaatctaaaaactttctaataaaaaaaaatcaataaaattcAGTGCActcattcattttaaaaatatgtagtAGACCATTTTAATCAATCCCAGAGCAAAACTGTGAGCAGCTGAATTCACATGCCTTCCTTCACATATATTTTTGCTGCATAGTTAACTTGCTGGACCATCAGTTTGTCTCACGCCTTTCACACCATAAATATATCTTAGTCTTCTCCCCTGCAGCTATGTTCTTTATAATGCTGTCCCCATACTCCTGCTTAACTTCTAGTGCACAAGCAAGGCACACACTATTTTGGATCTTGTTGATCAACCAGTTAATCTTTGCAAGTGACTTAGAcactgtgttctctctctgggTATTCTGCTGGCTTTATTTGTGGTGGGAATTTAGCATCTTGGAGATGTCCACCCATCTGCTAATTTGTTTCAGGCGACTGCTAAGATCCAATTATTAAGGGACAGACCACTAAACAAATATCAGAGTAATGACAGGAAATTTGGCTAAAATGTGATCATGAGAAATTCCAGTTCAAGGAGGGGATGGACTTTTAACATTTCTGCTCTACTTCTTTTATGGTATTATTTCCCTTTAGAAAATCTCCTGCAATAAAACGTGTATGAAAGAAAGCATGCAAAACAGTGACAAAATACAGTTTTCCCAGCCATAGTTCTACAGATATATTGCAAGTTAATGCTGTTTTCTGGTCTTGCTACATATTAAAGCATGACCTTATGCTTTAGTCAGTGAGGTCACAATGTGAAGGCAGAAGCTGCCAATAAAAGTGGTGACGTGATGtatcagggggaaaaaaccaaaccaaaccaaaccaaacaatttctGTTTTCCCACAAATCACAAGTAGAACCTCAGAACTGTTACTAAATCCATGTAGGTGATTTTCTGTGTTCATCTGAAGTTTCACTGAAACACCAAGTCAcgaagagggacaggaatccaACAGAACTGAAGCTCTTGTAAAAGTGGAGTAAAGCTGCAGCTAAAGCAGCTCCCTTCGGTCCAGTTTACAACGGTTCTGCAGCTCCATCTAGTGAAATAGGAGGCAACTCAGCTGCCGCCTCCCTTAAAGCTCAACTCTAGCTTTGTTTATATGGACTCAGATTTCCTGACTGAATCCTTTGTATATGTTACTAACAGCACTCCATCTAAACATGCACCTGCAGAAGACTTgtcctttcctcatcagacagtcGTTTCATGGCTCTTTTCTTGAGAGTCTCCAAGATACTGGCCTCATATTCTTCCTGagctctcttctcttcttcatttcTCTTTGTTACATATTTTGGCGTCACACCGAAGTCCTATAAGGGCAAGGAAGAATTTGCTAATAGGTGTTTataagaaggaaacaaagactTATCTGTCAGCCACAGTATATTATACTTGCAATGACAGCTTGAAATGGAATGCTGTGCCACTCAGCAATAAAATCTTCAATCGTTGTGTTCTTAGAAATACCACATGTGATTGTCTTTGTAGCCTAAGCCAAATGGACAAACAATTcccttccatttctttttgtaGCCTTGGAAGACATCAGAATCCAGAgaccaagggggaaaaaaaagtcaattccTTAGAACTGATGGTTGAGTGAGGAGTTTGAAATCTGTGAATGACAGCAAGCTATTGTACATTTATATATAGGGTCAGATTCTACCTTCTGAAACATATCCATTACTTTCTCTGTAAGGTCTTCCTGTATCCTGATCCTTGCTGAGTGCTGCGTGCCACAGATGACAGTGAAcaggttggatactaggaagaaattctgcaagagtggtcaggcactggcacaggctgcctggggaggtgatggagccaccatccctgcaggtgttcaagagacaagtagatgtggcactttgggatgtggtccAGTGGTCATGgagggtgttgggtagaaggttgatCCTGATGATCTCAGGGGTCTTtgcagccttaatgattctctgattctagtGTGAACACTCACATGAGAACTGGCCTAGTTAAGAATGGCAATCTTTCCCACACCGAGTGTGGCAGAACTGTGTTTCTGGGAGGAAAAACAATTTCTGAACATCCCAGCTGTACTTGGGGGAACACAGCTATTCCTTGACCTTTGGAAAATGAAGCTCTGCTAGAAAGTACCAGAGTATACCTTCTTTAAATGCTCAATTattcccagctctttcagtgctGAGTAGCATTATAACCAGCATGGTTTACATCTACGCTTAGGCATGCAACGAACTGCAAGGGCTGCAGGTTCACTTTTTTGCATCTTTGTCATGAGTTAAGTCATGTGCCATGTGATGTGTCTACAAAGCTTGGCTTATCTTAGTGCTCTGTCAGGAGTTACTTTCTAGATAAGCCAGACTTCCAACAAATCTTGTTTTCCTAAGCAGTGGCAGGGACTGTGCTTGTGCTTGGAGGAGGTTGTGCTTAAAGGCATGCCAGCTCACTCCAGCTCCTTTGCTTTTCAGAGCTGTCTCCCACAAGGTCCTACCTACTAGTTTCCTCAATAAGTTGATCTTTGCTCTCTGAAGTACAGGATCTGTACACTACCTTCCCAAGGAGGAGGGGATCTTGCACTACTTCATGGCCTGTGCAACCAAGACTACTCTTGATTAGTacacatccagccagttttttctcatttttaagtAGCAGAACCAGAAGAATGTGACCACTGGGGCCTGGGACACCCATCCCACACCCTTAggctgccctggagcagcttgggcCCATTACCTATTGTCCTATCAgtagttacctgggagaagagcaacCCCAAAGGGCAAgccctcttcttcttccctgcctGTCTTTGTTAAAAAGCCAGCATTCATTCACCACAGAACTCCATTTGTCTTCACATGAGACACTCCCTAGGTTCCCAACACAACCCATAGGCtattgcttcagcagcagcattctgcCAAGGTTTTTGCTGACCCCATAGGCAGGTGGGCACAGAGCAAAGGCAAAGCACAGTGCTAGTGACTTGTCCCTGAAGAACCTCAAACTCAACCACAAACACCAGTAGTACTCATAAATATCAAAAAGAATCATAAATATTTCATAGGAGAACCTAAAATAGGCATTGCTGTTAGGATTTTCACTATAATTTAATaaaacttaccttttttttaatgtattttggaACAAGTCCTGAAGTTTCAAGCAGATATTTATCTCCCTGTCTTCTATCAACGTACATAGGCTGAGGCTTTTTAGGCAATCCTGTGATAGCAGCAACTgcatttgtgtttataaagtTCTTTTTACTCTGAATTCCCATAACTGGGTGATCTGCCCTCTGTGGCACTGACAGTGCAGGTAATTTCTTACTATCCTGttccttttttcctgtgaattAAGCATTTAAACATTCTCAGCAACAACCATGAGGAGCTTTGCAATTTAATGTTACTCCATTTTTCAAAAGGGAAAATTTGTGTATAAAATTagacaaaagcagaaaacaactgTATCTGTAAGGAAAGAATTGACTTGGAATATAATACAGTGAAAAGGAGCAGACTTGTCTGCCACAGCAGAAGGTTCATAACCCAGGAAACACTATGTTGGGTTAGATGGCTTTTCCTCATCACGTTCCACCCACTCCCTCTTAGCTGCAGTAGTGCAGGGCTTTTTTCAAATGTaattaaaacaatttaaatgtttttgcACATTTCGCTCCCCATAACTAATTGTTCCTTTCAACATTATCAATTTTAAAAAGTGAACACATACATGACCTTTCATATACTTCACTTGCACACTTACTTGCTGGAAGCTTGGGTTCCTTTGAATGTTTCTGCAGAAAATTCTTTGGAGATGGCACTGCAACTTTGGCTGGTCCCATAGTTTTCCATTGagctttattttcctgtgcTTCACATTTCACAGATGGTCTAAATGTGGATATATACCTTAGAAaagagccaggaaaaaaaaaaaaaggctgaaagaaaGACCCAAGGTCTTGTATGCATTGCTTCAAACTGGTCAGATCATACTATTAATCAGGTTCAACACTGCTGTTACCAGCTGGCTATTTGGCACATTGCAAATCAAAGCAGGAAGGAGGGTGGCAACAGAAGTCAGTGAGTTCAGAAGGGGATTTAGTCAGGTTGCATCCAACCTAAAGAATCCCTGGTCTAAACTGCACCTGATGGTCATGCGGTATCCAAATCCCTGGAGGGTGTTAAGACAGGAACAGACGTAATGTGCTGTGTGTCATACTGTCATTTCACTTTCCTCTGCCTGCAAATTGTTTCTCATATTGCAACCAAACAAACGATTGTATATGATGTGTTTTTATACAGAAAAGGCTCAGAACTAGAAATCACAAAAGTTTGAACCCTTCT from Indicator indicator isolate 239-I01 chromosome 20, UM_Iind_1.1, whole genome shotgun sequence encodes the following:
- the ENKUR gene encoding enkurin, which translates into the protein MPTQFAQESIYNLLPRQEEKPVKPARYISTFRPSVKCEAQENKAQWKTMGPAKVAVPSPKNFLQKHSKEPKLPARKKEQDSKKLPALSVPQRADHPVMGIQSKKNFINTNAVAAITGLPKKPQPMYVDRRQGDKYLLETSGLVPKYIKKKDFGVTPKYVTKRNEEEKRAQEEYEASILETLKKRAMKRLSDEERTSLLQGLKKNWEEVYHEFQRLPVQIDTIPKKLNKEKLETQMKQLEHDIEVIEKHKFIYIADE